In Bactrocera neohumeralis isolate Rockhampton unplaced genomic scaffold, APGP_CSIRO_Bneo_wtdbg2-racon-allhic-juicebox.fasta_v2 cluster10, whole genome shotgun sequence, the genomic stretch ttattaaaatttgattccACTGTTCCTGGTAAAGCGTTTCGGAAAGGCGTCCATAGATACTCGTGTAGTGGATAACCAGAATcaccaatatatatatattataatttaatttttaattttagtatttatgtatgtacatacacatataaattgtAGTTACCTAAGTAAACCGAATTATGATCTCCTTTTTGGTATGTTTGCTCCAGATATGTTTTTAAAGCGCTATTGTTCCACACAAATGAATCGTGGCTAGATCCTCCATATCTTGCATCAACACACCATATGACCATATCCTGATCGCATGcctgataaaaattaattttttaggacgaaataataataagtaataatttattcatttagTTGCTACTTACAATCATCGCATTTATGCTGTAAAATCCTTTTCTATTCACATATAAGTGCTTGTTCACACATCAACGCAACCAACCACATTTGGAATTCCTGATCTGGTGAAAAATTTCCTTCTTGCTGTTTGTTTCTGCTCTTCAGTTATGTCTGTTTTGATCCAGACACTGCACAGAGTGGATTCCAATATTGGAAGCATTTCCTTAAAAATCAACGAAACAGTGGGCTGTGCAATACCTAGTTGGAAATCATTTCCCACTGTTTGCTGATAGCTCCCATGAGCCAAAAATCTGAGAACGCAGCACAATTTCAACATCGGCGATATTGACGACGATAGGTTAGTCAGACATTTTTCCTTTATGCTGTctagcacatacataaatgcatccTTACTTAaccgaaagttttttttgaatCTGTTAATAAAAGCTTATGTGACGTGATATTTGTTTATGCACTTTTATAGCGATACTTACAACACTGAAGAAAGTTCCATGGGATTAGAGTGATCTCTGATGAACCGTCGCTGCCTAAGTAACTTCGCTGTTGTCCTTTCAACAACACtgtcttcaaaatataaatctacgttgttaaacattttgattcatttttttaaaatcacggtaaaatttcaaaacacacaATAACGAATAAGCGAAtaataaaattccaaaacaaaaacaataatacgTCAAATATGTCAATTTCGGATGAACTCGTGTGACATTTCTCAATTAGTTTAGTATGGCAACAAAAAAGTTGAGCGAATGCAGAGAACgtttaatatagagaaggttcaccgcgttgccaaacttacgatatttcattttttggaggggtactcttttctataagcggatttcaccaatatttaacaggagcgtcgaaaatagcagaattgagtattttcagtgttaaatgagaaaaattatgctaatttcaatgtacgcttacagattcgcatatttacaatgcgcaaacggctatggatatcatttatagatattctccatatatgtatgtatgtacacatttgataacaaagctcatatgtatgtatatatatatgtatgtatgtatgtgcaatttgacatatttaatgataaattccattaaatctgttggtaattataataaagtcatatttccattattacctaaataaatatacatacatacatccaaatACTTGAATTGGGCATTAGAGGTTTTGATAACGTTTTGAAAACCAAGccgacgtacatacatacataagtattcgCATATGGATGtaattatgtgtacatacatatacaccctgcgaaccacggctacccgcttgagacaaatattccaatacaactacacattttttctctatacactaacaccaacgcacattttcgggttattttttgtttacctaaatgcgatgaaaaaagtttctttcatctcttgatttatttgaatgagtgcgaaggagaaaacattattgtcaatagtgacaaaagaaaaccccaaaaagggtaataaaaaaacgattgaaagacgcatgtcattcgtgatcgtactatcgtaaaggaggctcgtacaacaagaaggtaagtgaatgattttttttaaataatttgcaaataattacttgatttgtttttatagcattggaattagcagctgcagcaatatcatcagaagcaccaaatttaaattgttaagtaagtatgtcagaaaaagtgtgtgttgtttgaaattgaattgcgcagttcaacataatacgcaaaaataattacatacatatgtacatatgtaagtatgtattttatgcgtttaaggcggcctgcacaatccaatataatatgtgaaaaccaatgtttgccttatattttaaataatcagataatattattcttttatttcagatattattatgatttttatttaattattctttcttttcagattttatcactatttgtatttaatatattttattctttcagataatattaatctttttttttcagatattattatcattttatacaattaatctttcttcaaagtaattattatttattttcaggtattaataatctttattttattttcaggtatttgtcttttataatatttttacactcttttattttcaggttttaaaaattcttttctttatttcatctttttttaaatattaaatattttttaaattaaatatatttttatttatataaattgtaatacattttttgtaaacatataaaaaataaaataaaataaaaattttgaaaattaaaaagtttagtttgaaattttaaaagtaggaatcaaacaatgcaaccctgcatcagctgtttaaaatgcaaccctgcatcagctatttaaaaagagaaaatgcaaccctgcatcagccgtcgattggggatattagagcaggacagatatacttttttatgtgacactgctgaatgagcgcaacaaagatgtatgatcacatgtatacgtacgtgagtaggtaaaatatctgccaggcttaagaaacattctatatgtttaccaccacgtttaccaccatgttacccgctaattatctggtgttttacccGCTTATGGTTGGCAGGGATTGTTTTCAAGTATACGATtcaatacatatgtgtgtgtgtgtttaatgttatcTCATCTGTAAATGTGTGACTTGTGTCCccatgaatttttattattattgaatgcGTATTGCATGTAAATACTTGTGgctgtttatgtacatatgtgtgtatgtatgtttcaaaatatatatttatttttaatagtatttcggctttgctgatactAAAcaagtaagcatgttcaatgacgCTGACGCGTTAGCCTCTTCAGCTGACCTCTGTCGCTCGGGTGCCACTGCCGGCTGTTCCAGcttaaaattattcgaattacTATCGCGTAATCAACGGTTTCTCGGAGCTCGATTGTATGCTCCTCGTTAATTGACGGGTGCAGCTGTACTCTTCAGCAGCACGTCGCTTCGCCGCACACCTTGCCTTCTTCGGGCCATCCACCTTAAAAATAGCGACACCTTTTCCATCTTCATCTCCTCTATGCATAGCAGCCATACTTTGTCTACCGTGTTTGGTTCCGGCTGGTGGTGTTGTTGCCTTCCAAGACCAAGCTTTGCAAATGCTCTTTTAAGAAATAGTTCCCTCTGGCTTTTTTATGGTGGATTCGGTCTActtcaattctttttttgtttttgctaattTAGTTCGAGTATAGGGGAATGTATGTCCTATTGCCCATAGCACCCGCAACTGAAGTAAGGCCACCTTATTACGGAGGGCGGCAGATCTTCGTAAGCTCCGTTCGAGTCTAGGCTATTTAAGGGTATGCATGACACCTTAGTGCAGCCATTTTTAGTACCGCCAACCATGATAAGACTCCCCATCTGAATACAGTGATAATGGGAAGCAACGAACAACCAGTTAAGAAGTCAGTCCTTAGTTAAATTTCTCCCAACTACAACAGAGGGGAACTGTTACCAGCCCGCCCTGACTTAGTCGGCACCCTTGTGGAGGGCTCCAATAAACTGCTCATTCGTCAgaatcgctgatatcggaccaccaaagcatatagctgccatacaaagatCAAAATCGGGaattttataccctgagcaaggtatattaagtttgtcatgatgtttgtcagagaccctataaagctGAACAAAAGACAAGCTTAATCAAATattccttaccactggtgggggaaAATAAATGATAGTCAAGTCTTGTTCTGTAAGAACTATTTCATTCTACGAGAACTATTTTAGTCTGATTTTATTTAGAGTTTTcacgtatttatatacaattttaagaactatcttaactatcttaatatatgtgtatgtgtgcatgttcatatgtattgacgcatattgtttattgctgcttgacGTGGGGTTGTCTTTAagtgtacaatttaatacatgtgtatgtgtgtttgtttaatgttatctcttctgtaaatttatgacttgtgtcccatgcatttttattattattagatgtACATTGCATTTAAATCAGTGAAGCGCTTTACCTAGCCCGCGGGCGGCCGACTTTATAGCTCTCTCACAGATTCGCTCACACGTATTAGTCAAGCGCTctatatacaaaaaatggaaaattaatgtGCATTTGAAAATCACTTGATCAACGACTGTTGACTGCTACGCATGTAATTTGTATGTGCGCGCTGATTAACAATTTTACTGTGTTTAATATTGAGtgggaaaacaaatttttgttttccgaAAACTTTTTCGGTAATGCTGAGTGTTTAGTTTGTAAACACATATCTAAACGAAATAGGGAGTACTATATTAAAAGGCATTATAGCGGAAACCATTCTATTTATGAATCGGTAACGGGCAGTTCTAGAGAATTATTTATATGCCAACTAAAAAAACCGTTTTATGAGCAATTCAGGGAATTGCGAGGACggagttttttttaaagatatgtGTCAAAAGGTTTTTCAATGTTTCAGTACTATAGGTCAGGAAGTTTTCGCTGCTATCAGTTCAATACCTTTATCACGGACAACTAAAACTCGACGCACTGAAGTAATAGGctgacatatttataatatgacTATGCGAAGGGTGTAAGAAAGCAAGTATTTTTCCATATGTATTGACGAGAGTACAGATATATCCGATGTGAACcgattaattatttatgtaaaaacggCTGATGAAAACTTCGATATAAAAGTGGACTTGCTTTCGGTTGTATCTATGCATGGCCATGTGACTGGTAATATTCTGTATAATGCTATATATTCAAATGTCCTTGCAGTCTTTGATATAACTAAATTAAGTAGCATATGTACTGATGGTGCTCAAGTCATGGTAGGTAGAAATGAAGGACTTTCTGGAACTCTAAGCAAGAACGGATacaatttccctttttttcaCTGCATTATACATTAACAAGCCCTATTTGCAAAGTGTTTGAATACGACCAATGCAATGCAAGTttctgtaaaaattataaataggaTTAGGGGAGGCCGAAATTCTTTACGGCAtagaaagttttaaaagaaaagtttttaaaagaaatcgATGCAGATTATGGTGACCTCTTACTGTTTACAGAGGTTCGTTGGTTAAGTCGCGGAAAAAGTTTAAAGCGAGTTTTTGATTTGCGCGGAAATTGTCTTATTTTTAGAAAACGATTCGTCAGCAGAGTCCCAAGAACTTCTTATATCTTTTagagataaatattttatattagatCTAGCTTTTCTTGTGGACATAAGTGAACAAATTAATCAGTTGAATTTGACCTTACAAGGTCGCGATAAACAAATATTCGATTTAGTCTTagcaattgaaaaatttcacCATAAATTAAGCttgcttattaataattttaaagaaaacgaCCTCACTGTTCTAAGAAGAACACGCtttattgtagaaaaatattctaacaattttaaattcctcttGATTTTACactttatgagaaaaaattgttcaaatccaaccaaaactgttcaagaccctatgTATCGAATATGTGTACCCCAGTacctataattgacttttgTTCTCAAACATTGGTCAATTTGTGAGATATGCAATATAAATTCAGATGGAATCCTTTTACTgcaatagtaattctgtgtatcaaaaatgggtggaatcgggtcaatacttccctgagcccacatacatatatctatgtatataaaaattaaaatgtgtctGTATGTTCCGGGTAGACTCCGAAACGGCTaaaccaatttcaatgaaactttcaggaaatatttaaattgaccTGACGAGTAATCCTGTAAAGTGTGGTGACGATCGGAgcacttttttttaactgttaaaaatattctaaCCATGCAAGGCTGCAAGAATATCAACCAATCCTTGATATATTGCAGAGTATTGCATGTGGTTGTtcatgtacgtacatatgtacatatgtacgtttgaaaatagatatttatttttaattgtatttcggctttgctgataagtgagcattttcaatgatatttgaacatattgccgagggaaagaaattagtatttaaaaaattagttgactGTATAACTTATTACAATAGCTAGAATATTTCTTACCTTATTtgtaaagaatatataaatgtcTAAATATAAGTACTATGTTAATATATTCCGCCTTTTTGAATCAATGAAcctgttcaattttgaacaaagcatatacgtatatacaaatGAACGTCATGACGATCTGAATCGATTTAACCATGCCCGTcagtccgtctgtccgtctatatttatgcgaaatccctctgtttttgagatattgatttgaaattttgcaccttTCCcttttcaaaaagctgctcatttgtcgaaacggctaatatcggaccactatactgaacgatcgaaataaggtaatggaaagtttttttcatttgacgaaatattagAATTATTGAATAAGACAATGGTGAAATACTCGAAGATATTGTTTATCTGAATCAAGTTCTATTTGAAAACTACTTCATTTGAATAGATATCTTTTGAAACTATTATCCagatcaatttttaattaaaaatattataataaaaacgtAAAAACGAAACATCATTAGATCTATTTACTACAGTGCTTACTTTGATTATATGGTAAAAATTATAATGCAAAACACGCATCAGAGAATTACTCTCAATTCACTTAAAATGAGATCGGTTTAACCGTTCGTATGAATATTAACTCGATTAGTATTAATAAGTACATGACTTTCGACTATCCGGATACTGTAAATCGAATGTTATTATTCGAATAGTACCATATCCGGCTAACCGGATTGGTCGAATACCAAAAGCTCTAGTTCGTACATATCTATGTGTATACAACTATATATTGATGAATACACACATGTATGAAGGCATATAAGTTTCGTGCGCTTTCAACAAAACGATTGGTCATTATAGCTGAAAGCTTAGTACATTTTGAGAGAAAAAGTGGTAAacctttttgaagttaaaaCTACATAAACTacatgaaatacataattatatcaATTTATCAACAGTCACAAAAATCAAATTGGGCAAAAACTGTGCATAAAAAGGCTTGTCTCACCATTTTTAAGTTGggataaattataataaattagcaattaaatctttttaatttgCTCTCATTTAAGTTTCGTACCTTATTTGAAACTTCTTCATATTGTTATATTATGATTGTGCTGGTTGGTCAAGCTATGTgaaggaaaatgtaataaaaactgaaatattaaaaaagaaatatccTCCAGAATTCTTCTAGTTGACCACCGCGCTAACTTTGCTTGTTGTCTAGCCAGAGGAATTCAGCTTATGCCATGGGTCAAGATGTAAGGGCAAAACTAAGAAAGAAAGCACCGACCGAAcgcttacaaaacaaaaaaagaaatatgtgcACACTAGcggaccaaaaaaaaattacaactaaataaaaatttcatagacTTTTGTAAAAATGAGGGCAGTCGGAGTACTGCCACTCCTACCCCTCGTagatgtaaaatattaaaaattctgtaaTATGCAAAcgtttaaattgtttataaaaatgaatttattttatgcaaaaatggagagtataaagtaaaaaagtttatgtttttaaatgtttacgTTTATTAGTGAGTGCATTTCGGGCAAACACAACCGGATTTCCCGACAGCTACAAATTTGTCTAAGGAAGAACATTAATAACAGGCATGtgagataattttttaaatgcattacAATATAACCATACATTATTCCAAATCCTGTTCAATATCAACTTCTAACTCAAAAGAATATTCAGAGAGCATCCCTATATCGTCGTCCGAACTACAATTTTCATCATCATCTTCATGACGGGACGTAGAAGCCACGTCTAAATTGTCTGGAACAGCAGGCAACTCTAAAAGTTCAGTAACTTTATGTGGGACTCTTcggattaatttatttttagtacgaTTATTTAAGCAGATACTTGATAACAAAGGGTCAGAAGAATCCATAGCTCTATTAAACACATCGACAATATTGTTACTTCGTGAATTTTTCCTCGCATGAGCAATACgatcttttttgaaaaacttatttCTTGCTTCTGATGCATTTTCGCCTAGGCAGCCAATTGGTACTAAAGACGCCTCCATTATTTGTGCCGAATGAACTAAAATCTTGTGGACTGTTGCCGACATTGGGTACCAATCGtacttattgaaatataaatcgGCAGTATCTATACAGAAATCattgaactttttaaaattaatgcgaAATTCGCACGAAATCGACACCAGTATTATATGAAAATGTCTCAATAGATCAATGTCAATATTAGTAATTGATGCAAATAGTTCTAAGTTAGCGATATTCTCGTCGTTTGTTGAGCCACATCCATTTGACTTAGGTTTGTTAATATGCAATCCCATTTTCTCCcaaaaatttttctgaatttccTGTTTTCTTTGCTTAATGGTATTTTTTTCTTCCGGACTCCTTACTTCCAGAAATCGTATCCAAACATGTAATGGACTGACGCCGTACTTTAAAGTGCTTGGTTTTGGTTCAAAAACAGGAGATTTTAGATCTCTTATAGACATAAATTGTTTCGGACTTGCACCACAAATAGGACAAGATTGAGTAGAATTTGCTCCGGTTAATATGTTCAAAACCTTGCCATCTATCAATGTCATATTTAAATCATACCTAATGATAATTTCCGTACCATCCTCCAAATCCCATTTTAACGGCGCTAAACTAGATATTTGCAGATCTAATTAGTTTTTTTCAGCTAAAATATGTTCTTTAGTTTCTTTAACGTACTCAGCTTTAATTGGTCTGCAAAACCGTATGGATTGAGGGGTGCGGTTAAGCCAAATGATCCGATTcgaaaatgatattaatttaaGAGGTATAATTGAGGTTACAAAGAGGGACTGATCAAAAGACTCAGGCGTGTTTTCGTTAAACATCTGTTTGAACATACTCTGTCCTGTTGAACCATCGAAACCGTAGCTAAATATCAATGTAGCTTCATTTATATCTGAGAGTTGTTCAATAACTTCTTTTTGTAGCAATAAAATTCTTTTGGCAGTGTGGTCTACCAGTTTTTGTAAAGGAACTTCTACGTAAGTTTCACAATTCGTTATCTCCTCTGGCCGGCAGTGAAGCTTGCATTCAATTAACTTATGGTACGCAGGGTATATGTCACAATTACGAGCTTTGTTCAGTAATCGCATGTTTACATACTGTTGCTTGCTCAAGTTATTCTCTAATAAAAACACTAAAGCTTCTTCTGCAGATAACGCAATTAGACTTTTCGTTGTAGaaacaataattttcttaattttcgatGGCCTTGTCGGAGATTTAAGCGACTGTTTCAACACAAATCTTAAATCAGGTTCATTTGCAGATCGTGCTGCATTAGGGTCATTTTGTTACTCCGAAGTCACATCTGAGGCAAGTTTTCTCTTCAAACGATCACTCGCCTCACTATAAATAAGTTGTGGTCTTCCTCTTTTACATTTGCGGCCAATTATGAAATTTGTCTCACCCTCTAGCCATTCATTATTATATTGCTTAAAACGAGTTAATGACCTTTGGTATTTGATCCATTTTCGATTTATGAATGAACGAAGATtctcaattttctttttaaacgcTTCCAATTCTTTTTcatctatatttttatttatttcatggaTAATCCAATTCTCTGCTACatctttatttttcttattttgtagcCATACATTAaaaatgtctttatttttgaggttaatcgattttgaaaatatacattatttccatcattcgcaaaaattagcaaaaattttaataaccaCATGAAAGTACACATTATCACCTTTAATCTGATATATTGTTTATACAAAAGGGACCAAAACGAAGTAACGCTCCCATCCACAGAACACAAACACGATTGATAAATTTACACAACAAAACCACATACTAACACGTAATTAAAACTCGCTCACAACAATGATTCAAAAATGCTAGCTAttccattttatataaaataccttgataactattttccatttttagaaagaaaaaaaaatgttcacccTTCATTATTAGAAACACTTGCGTTTTgagttattatttttcatacgAATCACGAAAAACCATATGATTGAAATGTCATCTTTGAACGTACGGTAAATGAATAGGATTGCCATCTgtccatataaaatttttttttttaagataagaATAGTGgtattaattatatgtattaatttccttttttgaacgatgcaaaaaaaatggttttttgccaaaaaaaagcgGTCCGCTGGCCCATAGTGCAATGGTTTCTATAGTAATAATTAGATAATTAAAACCCCCATTATACTTTTTGGTTTCgaccatattaaaaaaaagaactatttagatttgaattttaatagaacaatttattggaaagcaattttataattaaattttaattcgcAATGTAGATTATTATATCTATCGAAAAAAGATAATAGTGATGTATTAtaacaggtggcgcaaaaattaccTTCCATTtcccatcactttggccagaacttccggcgataggacctcacattcttgacggatattgtcaaaagctgcaagagtctgaggcttgttgacataaacctgCGActccacaaaaagaagtctggagcggtcaaatcaggcgatcttgctgaccagtgcaaatcgccaaaacgggagattgggcgcccgggaaatgcatccttcagcatatcggctgtggcacgcagtgtagcgtaccattgtttatttacttgtatttcgcatgtgtttactacacaaatgtcaaaacagaactgacattagaggtcaattgcaaaatttatagcatcttctgactTTTGCGCCACCCTGTACTATCGAGCATATAAATTATccaaagaaaattacaaaattacgcTTTACaaatctttcttcttcttcttaattggcgtagacaccgcttacgcgattatagccgagttaacaacagcgcgccagtcgtttctccttttcgctacgtggcgccaattggatattccaagcgtagccaggtccttctccacttggtccttccaacggagtggaggtcttcctcttcctctgcttcccccggcgggtacagcgtcgaatactttcagagctggagtgttttcgtccattcggacaacatgacctagccagcgtagccgctgtcttttaattcgctgaactatgtcaatgtcgtcgtatatctcgtaaagctcatcgttccatcgaatgcgatattcgccgtggccaatgcgcaaaggaccataaatctttcgcagaacttttctctcgaaaactcgcaacgtcgactcatccgttgttgacatcgtccaagcctctgcaccatacagcaggacggaaattatgagcgacttatagagtttggcttttgttcgtcgagagaggactttacttttcaattgcctactcagtccgaagtagcacctgttggcaagcgcaatcctgcgttggatttccaggctgacattgttggtggt encodes the following:
- the LOC126764888 gene encoding uncharacterized protein LOC126764888, encoding MTLIDGKVLNILTGANSTQSCPICGASPKQFMSIRDLKSPVFEPKPSTLKYGVSPLHVWIRFLEVRSPEEKNTIKQRKQEIQKNFWEKMGLHINKPKSNGCGSTNDENIANLELFASITNIDIDLLRHFHIILVSISCEFRINFKKFNDFCIDTADLYFNKYDWYPMSATVHKILVHSAQIMEASLVPIGCLGENASEARNKFFKKDRIAHARKNSRSNNIVDVFNRAMDSSDPLLSSICLNNRTKNKLIRRVPHKVTELLELPAVPDNLDVASTSRHEDDDENCSSDDDIGMLSEYSFELEVDIEQDLE